The following proteins come from a genomic window of Flavobacterium eburneipallidum:
- a CDS encoding metallophosphoesterase family protein: MKKILLLSDTHSHIDDTILKYVTQADEVWHAGDIGDLVVTDTIKKLKPLRCVYGNIDDDKARMEFPLHNRFMCEGVDVWITHIGGYPGKYNPNIKAEMIANPPKLFICGHSHILKVIFDKKHNLLHMNPGAAGKSGFHQMRTMLRFVIEGDKIKDLEIIEIGKK; encoded by the coding sequence ATGAAAAAAATCCTCCTGCTTTCTGACACACACAGTCATATTGATGATACGATTCTTAAATATGTGACACAAGCTGATGAAGTTTGGCATGCTGGCGATATTGGTGATTTAGTCGTGACCGATACTATAAAGAAATTGAAACCCTTGCGTTGCGTTTACGGGAATATAGATGATGATAAGGCTCGAATGGAATTCCCATTGCACAATCGTTTTATGTGCGAAGGCGTGGATGTTTGGATTACACATATTGGCGGTTATCCCGGAAAATACAATCCTAATATTAAAGCTGAAATGATAGCAAATCCTCCAAAATTATTCATTTGTGGGCATTCGCATATTCTAAAAGTAATTTTCGATAAGAAACATAATCTGCTGCACATGAATCCAGGAGCGGCAGGAAAAAGCGGATTTCATCAAATGCGAACAATGTTGCGATTTGTAATTGAAGGTGATAAAATCAAAGATTTGGAGATAATAGAAATAGGCAAAAAGTAA
- a CDS encoding DUF4258 domain-containing protein, with protein MKFAHRFAYYLVGLVMGCFFVAAVYSGKDTRCNYFPNARVLNDLRNKPFHYSDKASQILAEKWIDTSDIKNCLKFGDVDFDKSNVKVGSGKLYTIDGKTTKNQQITLKVVNYSEKAVLQDIIKK; from the coding sequence ATGAAATTTGCTCACCGTTTTGCTTATTATTTAGTTGGATTAGTAATGGGTTGCTTTTTTGTGGCCGCCGTATATAGCGGAAAAGACACGCGTTGCAATTATTTTCCAAATGCCAGAGTTTTAAATGACTTAAGAAACAAACCTTTTCATTATTCTGATAAAGCATCACAAATATTAGCCGAAAAATGGATTGATACCAGCGATATTAAAAACTGTTTGAAATTTGGCGATGTAGATTTTGACAAAAGTAATGTAAAAGTAGGAAGCGGAAAATTATATACAATTGATGGTAAAACCACAAAAAATCAACAAATCACACTCAAAGTAGTTAACTACTCTGAAAAAGCTGTTTTACAAGATATTATCAAGAAATAA
- a CDS encoding alanine dehydrogenase has product MSITPFTKQQLLPQEEKLEIARHKSELFIGLPKETSHQERRICLTPDAVNSLTYQGHRVMIEAGAGESSSYSDKEYANAGAEITNDTKKVFSCPIILKVEPASLAEIEMINPESIIISAIQIKTRSKDYFLALAKKKITALAFEYIKDEDGTYPAVKSLSEIAGTASILIAAELMITNEFGKGLLFGNITGVPPTDVVILGAGTVGEFAAKTAIGLGANVKVFDNSITKLRRLQNHLPQRIFTSTIQPKSLLKALRRCDVAIGAMRGKERCPVIVTETMVEHMKKGAVIVDVSIDTGGCFETSEVTTHEKPTFIKNNVLHYCVPNIPSRYSKTASLSISNILTPYLLQIAEDGGLESAIRCNNGLKNGVYLYHGILTNKAIGDWFNLPTSDINLIVF; this is encoded by the coding sequence ATGTCGATAACTCCATTTACAAAGCAACAGTTACTTCCTCAAGAAGAAAAACTTGAAATTGCCAGACACAAAAGCGAACTTTTTATTGGACTACCAAAAGAGACCAGTCATCAAGAACGCCGAATTTGTCTTACTCCTGATGCTGTAAATTCATTAACTTATCAAGGACATCGAGTAATGATCGAGGCTGGAGCGGGAGAAAGTTCGAGTTATTCGGATAAAGAATACGCCAATGCGGGTGCTGAAATTACAAACGATACCAAAAAAGTTTTTAGTTGTCCCATAATACTAAAAGTAGAACCAGCCAGTTTAGCAGAAATAGAAATGATTAATCCCGAATCAATTATTATTTCAGCTATCCAAATAAAAACCAGAAGTAAAGATTATTTTTTGGCTTTGGCCAAAAAGAAAATCACTGCTCTAGCATTTGAATACATAAAAGACGAAGACGGTACTTATCCTGCTGTAAAATCCTTGAGCGAAATTGCTGGAACAGCTTCTATTTTAATCGCTGCCGAATTGATGATTACCAATGAATTTGGTAAAGGATTGTTATTTGGCAATATCACTGGGGTTCCTCCTACTGATGTGGTTATTCTTGGTGCAGGAACTGTTGGAGAATTTGCTGCAAAAACGGCTATTGGCTTGGGGGCCAATGTAAAAGTTTTTGATAATTCAATCACTAAATTAAGACGGTTGCAAAACCATTTGCCACAGCGCATTTTCACTTCGACCATTCAACCTAAATCTTTATTGAAAGCACTTCGAAGATGCGATGTTGCCATTGGAGCCATGCGTGGCAAAGAACGTTGCCCCGTTATCGTAACCGAAACTATGGTCGAACACATGAAAAAAGGAGCTGTAATTGTTGATGTTAGTATTGATACCGGCGGTTGCTTCGAAACATCAGAAGTAACAACTCACGAGAAACCTACTTTTATAAAAAATAACGTTTTACATTATTGCGTGCCGAATATTCCTTCAAGATATTCTAAAACAGCTTCACTTTCAATCAGTAATATCCTCACTCCTTACTTGTTACAAATTGCCGAAGATGGTGGATTAGAGAGTGCTATCAGATGCAACAATGGTTTAAAAAATGGTGTTTATTTGTACCACGGAATTTTGACGAACAAAGCCATAGGCGATTGGTTTAATTTACCTACAAGTGATATTAATTTAATCGTTTTTTAA
- the tsaE gene encoding tRNA (adenosine(37)-N6)-threonylcarbamoyltransferase complex ATPase subunit type 1 TsaE: MEITFSLNEINDVAQQILAQNPNKVILFHGEMGVGKTTLIKFLAKNIGINDVTSSPTFSLVNEYQTNDNQTVYHFDFYRLKNEIEALDMGADEYLYSGNWCFIEWAEKIPSLIPEAHSTISITLLADGNRSLELI, from the coding sequence ATGGAAATCACCTTTTCATTAAACGAAATTAATGATGTTGCGCAACAAATTTTAGCGCAAAATCCGAATAAAGTAATCCTATTTCACGGAGAAATGGGCGTTGGAAAAACGACTTTGATAAAATTTTTGGCAAAAAATATAGGAATAAATGATGTTACCAGCAGTCCTACTTTTTCTTTAGTTAACGAATACCAAACCAATGATAATCAAACCGTTTATCATTTTGATTTTTATAGACTAAAAAATGAAATTGAAGCCTTGGATATGGGAGCTGACGAGTATTTGTATTCAGGGAATTGGTGTTTTATCGAATGGGCAGAAAAAATTCCGAGCTTAATTCCTGAAGCACATTCAACAATTTCCATAACTTTGCTTGCTGACGGAAATCGTTCATTAGAATTAATTTAA
- a CDS encoding bifunctional response regulator/alkaline phosphatase family protein translates to MDKIKILWVDDEIDYLKPHILFLEKKNYSVTTCNNGRDAIDIFEENNFDIVFLDENMPGMSGLETLSEMKEKKSSIPMIMITKSEEEYIMEEAIGSKIADYLIKPVNPNQILLSLKKNLDHSRLISQKTTLDYQKEFRKISMEMAMVNSYEDWVELYKKLIFWELELENIDDQAMIEILESQKVEANSQFGKFIERNYEDWFAPKADKPIQSHTLFKELVVPELKKKDKPILFVVIDNLRYDQWKVFESVVGNHYKLEKEVPYYSILPTATQYARNAIFSGLTPLDMEKQFPQYWKNDPEEGGKNLFEAEFLTAQIKRLGLNIKEDYFKITNLAGGKKLAENFKSLKSNDLVTVVYNFVDMLSHAKTEMDVVKELASDDKAYRSLTLSWFKNSPLLEIIQQAQKLGFKLILTTDHGTINVKNPSKVIGDKNTSLNLRYKTGRSLTYEQKDVYAVKEPKNIGLPAINMSSSYIFAKNDLFLAYVNNYNHYVSYYKNTYQHGGISLEEMIIPFLIFNPK, encoded by the coding sequence ATGGACAAGATAAAAATACTTTGGGTTGATGATGAAATCGATTATTTGAAACCCCACATTTTATTTCTAGAAAAGAAAAATTATAGCGTAACTACCTGCAATAACGGGCGTGACGCCATTGATATTTTTGAAGAAAACAATTTTGACATTGTTTTTCTGGACGAAAATATGCCCGGAATGAGCGGTTTGGAAACCCTTTCGGAAATGAAGGAAAAAAAATCGTCTATTCCGATGATTATGATTACCAAAAGCGAGGAAGAATATATCATGGAGGAAGCCATTGGTTCTAAAATTGCCGATTATTTGATAAAACCAGTAAACCCAAATCAGATTTTGTTGAGTTTGAAGAAAAATCTAGATCATTCCAGATTGATTTCACAAAAAACGACTTTGGATTATCAGAAAGAATTTCGCAAAATTTCGATGGAAATGGCGATGGTAAATTCTTATGAAGATTGGGTTGAATTGTACAAAAAATTGATTTTCTGGGAATTGGAACTCGAAAACATTGACGATCAAGCAATGATAGAAATTCTAGAATCTCAAAAAGTAGAAGCCAACTCGCAATTCGGAAAATTCATCGAACGAAATTATGAAGATTGGTTCGCACCAAAAGCAGATAAACCAATTCAATCACATACATTGTTCAAAGAACTAGTAGTTCCTGAATTGAAGAAAAAAGACAAGCCTATTTTATTTGTTGTGATTGATAATTTACGCTACGACCAATGGAAAGTTTTTGAAAGCGTTGTTGGAAATCACTACAAATTAGAAAAAGAAGTACCTTATTATTCGATTTTACCAACGGCGACACAATATGCTAGAAATGCCATTTTCTCTGGTTTAACGCCATTGGATATGGAAAAACAGTTTCCTCAATATTGGAAAAATGATCCTGAAGAAGGTGGAAAAAATTTATTTGAAGCTGAATTTTTAACAGCTCAAATCAAACGATTAGGATTGAATATTAAAGAAGATTATTTCAAAATAACCAATCTTGCTGGTGGAAAAAAACTAGCCGAAAATTTCAAATCTTTAAAATCCAATGATTTGGTTACAGTAGTTTACAATTTTGTAGATATGCTTTCGCACGCCAAAACCGAAATGGATGTTGTCAAAGAACTCGCTTCAGATGATAAAGCCTATCGTTCCTTAACCTTAAGTTGGTTCAAAAATTCGCCACTTTTAGAAATTATTCAGCAGGCTCAAAAACTGGGTTTCAAGTTGATTCTGACCACAGACCACGGAACCATAAACGTAAAAAATCCGTCGAAAGTAATTGGTGATAAAAACACCAGTTTGAATTTACGTTACAAAACTGGACGTAGTTTAACTTATGAACAAAAAGATGTTTATGCGGTGAAAGAACCAAAAAATATTGGTTTACCAGCCATAAATATGAGTAGTTCTTATATTTTTGCAAAAAATGATTTGTTCTTGGCTTATGTCAACAACTACAATCATTATGTGAGTTATTATAAAAACACCTATCAGCACGGAGGGATTTCATTAGAAGAGATGATTATTCCGTTTTTGATATTTAACCCTAAATAA